From the Mycobacterium noviomagense genome, the window GTCGCACCACTGGTCGCCGGCGGCGTCGGCGACGAAGTCGCCGCGCACCAAACGCCCGTCGGTGGCCAGCCGGCCCAGGACGTCGGCGGTCACCCGGAGTCCCAGGCCGAATCGGGCGGCCGCGTCGGCGGTGGTGAACGGGGTATGGGTGCGCGCGTAGCGGCCGAGCAGCTCGCCGAGCGGGTCGGCGACCACCTCGGTGAAGCTGTTGGGCACGCCGACCGGCACGGCGACACCCACGCCGTCGCGCAGCCGGCCGATGTCCTCGACCGCGACCCACCAGGTCGCGCCGGCGAACGATACCGTCAGCGCGCGTCTGGCGGCCCGCAAGCCTTCCAGCCAGCCGCCGACATCGGCCCCGCCCGCGCGGGCGGCAATCTCGTCTTCGGCCAGCGGACCCAGCAGCCGCAGCAGGTCGGCCACCGCCTCGGCGTCGCGGGCCATCCGGTCAGCGGACAGGTGCTGCAGCTGCCGGCCGGTTGCGGCGATGACGTCGGGGTCAAGCAGCTCGCGTAGCTCGACGCGGCCGAGCAGCTCGGCCAGCAGGGTGGTGTCCAGTGACAGCGCGGCGGCGCGGCGCTCGGCCAGCGGACTGTCGCCTTCGTAGATGAACGCGCCGACGTAACCGAACAGCAGCGAAGCCGCGAACGGCGACGGCGTGACGGTCTCGGCTTCGCTCACCCGTACGCGCCGCGAAGCGATGTCAGCCATCAGGTGGGTCAGCGCCGGCACGTCATAGACGTCTTGCAGGCACTCGCGGATCGTTTCCAGCACGATCGGAAAGTCGGGGTATTTGCGGGCGACGTCGAGGAGCTGGGCGGCGCGCTGGCGCTGATGCCACAGCGGCGAGCGGCGGCCGGGGTGTCGCCGCGGCAGCAGCAGGGCCCGGGCGGCGCATTCCCGGAAGCGCGCCGCGAACAGCGCCGAACCGCCCACCTCGTCGGTGACGATCGGGTCGATCTCGTCGGGGTCGAACACGAAAAGCTCTGCGCCCGGTGGCTTGTCGCCCGAGTCAGTGTCGGGCAGGCGCACCACGATGCCGTCGTCGGAGGCGGTCGGCTTCTCGTCGATGCCGTAGCGTGTCCGCAGCCGCCGGCCCACCGCCAGCGCGAGCGGGCCGTGCACCCGCAGCCCGTAGGGCGAATGCAGGATCACCCGCCAGTCGCCGAGCTCGTCGCGGAACCGTTCCACCAACAGCGTGGTGTCGGTGGGCACCGTGGCGGTGGCGCTGCGCTGGTCGTCCAGCAGCCGCCACAGGTTGTCGGTGGCGAAAGCATCGAAACCCACTTCAGCGCAGCGCGTTTCGAATGCCTTGCGGTCCAAACTGGCCAGCTCGCCGGTGAAGGCGCCGATCGCGCGGCCCAGCTCGGCCGGACGCCCGACGTCGTCGCCCCGCCAGAACGGTAGCCGGGCGGGCTGGCCCGGCGCGGGGATCACCAGCACCCGGTCGTGGGTGATCTCGGTGATCCGCCAGCTGGTCGCGCCCAGCGAGATGACATCGCCCGGGCGGGATTCGTAGACCATTTCCTCGTCGAGTTCGCCGACCCGCGAAGGCTTTTCGGTAGCGAGCCAGACGGTGAACAGCCCGCGGTCGGGGATCGCTCCGCCGGAGGTGACCGCAAGTCGTTGCGCACCGGGTCGCGCGGTCAGGGTGCCGGTGTCGCGGTCGTAGACCAATCGTGGTCGCAGCTCGGCGAATTCGGTCGACGGATACTTGCCGGAGAGCAAATCCAGTGTCGCCTCGAACGCGCTGCGCGGCAGCGTGGCGAACGATGCGCTGCGCCGCACGGTGTCGAACCAGCGGTCGGCGTCAAGTGGCTCCAGCGCGGCCGCCGCCACGGTGTGCTGCGCGAGGATGTCGAGCGGGTTGGTTGGCACCTGCATGGTTTCGATCTGCCCGGCCAGCATGCGCTGGGCCGCAACCGCGCAGCCGATCAGATCGGTGCGGTGTTTGGGAAACAGGACGCCCTGCGAGATTTCGCCGACCTGATGGCCGGCCCGGCCGATGCGCTGCAGGCCGCTGGCCACCGACGGCGGCGCTTCCACCTGGATCACCAGATCGACCGCGCCCATATCGATGCCCAACTCGAGGCTCGATGTCGCCACGACGGCTTTGAGCCGGCCGGTTTTGAGGTCGTCTTCGACGGCAGCACGTTGTTCTTTGCTGACCGAACCGTGGTGGGCGCGCGCCAGAACGGTTGGCGCACCGTACGTTTGGCCACTGCCCAACAACTGGGCCGGTGCACCCCCGGCCACCTGCCGGTTGGCGCTCTCGGGCAGCTCCAGGCCGTAGCGTTCGGCGTGAATCTCGTTGAGCCGGGCGGTAAGCCGCTCGGCGAGCCGCCGGGAGTTGGCGAACACGATCGTCGAGTTGTGCGCCTCGATCAGCTCGACCAGGCGAGCCTCGACGTCGGGCCAGATGGTGTTGTTCGCCAGGTTGGTCATGTCAGGGACCGGCACCTCCACCGTCAGATCGATGGTCTTGGGTGACGGGGGTGCGACGACGGTGGTGGGCGATTGCCCGGACAAGAACCGGGCCACCTCCTCGGGCGGACGCACCGTCGCCGACAACCCGATTCGCTGCGCCGGCCGCGGCAGCAACTGGTCAAGCCGCTCCAGCGACAACGCCAGGTGTGCGCCGCGCTTGGTGCCCGCGATGGCGTGCACCTCGTCGACGATGACGGTGCGTACCGCGCTGAGCGTCTGCCGTGCCGCCGAGGTGAGCATCAAAAACAGCGACTCGGGCGTTGTGATCAACACGTCCGGCGGCTGTGCGATGAGCTGGCGGCGCCGCGCGGGCGGGGTGTCACCGGATCGCACGCCCACGCTGATCTCAGGAACGGGGATGCCTCGCCGCTGGGCGACCCGGGTTATCCCGCTCAAGGGAGCGCGCAGGTTGCGCTCGACGTCGACGGCCAGCGCCTTCAGCGGTGACACGTAGAGCACCTGGGTGCCTGGCACGCGTTCATGCCCGGCCGCGCTGGCCAGGCTGCCTAAGCTATCCAGGGCCCACAGGAAAGCCGCCAGCGTCTTACCGGATCCGGTTGGCGCGATGACGAGCGTGTTGTGGCCGTCGGCGATCGCCGACCACGCGCCGTCCTGCGCCGGTGTCGGCGCGGAAAAGGTGCCGGCGAACCACTCCCGCGTCGGGAGAGAAAAGCGGGCCAGCGGGTCCGTCGGCGGCGAAGCGCTCACCTAGCCATCGTGCCAATCACCACCGACAAGTGCCGCGACGTCGGCCGACCCGTGTGCTAAACAATGGTTTAGTATATTGAACGACCGTTCAGTCAGGGTCGGGAAGGGGTTTGCGTGCGCACCACGATTACGACCGTGCTCGTCGCCGTGCTCGGCGTTCACGCTCTTGTGAAGTTCGCCTTCTTTGCGCTGCCGTACCGCAGGCGCAGAGCCGCCCTGGACAAGAGCTACCACGGCAGGCGTTCAGCCACCACGACGTCTGACACCGTGATGCTGCTGTTCACGATCGTGTTGGCGACGCTGTTGGTGTGGCGGGGAATCGAAGCCGTGAGCTTCCTGGGCGGCATCTGGATCGGCGCCACCCTGATTCAGCTGTACTTTCACGAGTTTCATGCGCCGGTTCCCGCGGATCGGGCGGCGCCTGAGCCCCTGTCACCGATCAAGACCATGTCGTACGCGATCCAGGACAACCCGTGGCGACCGTGGCGCGAACTTTTGACGCTCAGCGTGCTGATCTGCCTGAGCCTGGCCTTCATAGCCGGAGCCGGGTGAGCCGGTCAGCGTTTGTCCGGCGCCACCGCGTCGGCCAACTCGGCCGGAATGCCCGGCACCCGCCCAATCGCGTCCAGCAGCGCATGCGCACAAGCGTCGCCGAGATACTCATCGTCGATCGAGGGATCCATGATCCGCTGCCGACACATCTCGAAGGTGAACGAGAGCCAGCCGTAGACCGTGGCCCGCAGGTCACGCTCCACCTGTGAGTGCAGACCGTCTCCAAGCCCTCCGGGCACCAACGCGTTGGCAGCGGTCATAACGCGTTCCATCTGACGTTTCTTGGTGGCGTCGTCAATCTCGACCAGGACTGGGTCGTACCGGCCCGCGCGGACATACACGGCCCAGGCTGCGCGCGGGTGCCGCTGGTAGTAGTCCACGTACGCGAGCACACCGGCACGGACTCGTTGGAAGAGGGTGTCACCCGCATTCGGCGCGATCTCCGTCGCCTCGAACAGCCGCTCCGCCTCGTACTTGACGACGGCGGCGAAGAACGCCCGCTTGTCGGGGAAGTAGTGGTACATCAACGCCCGCGATATGCCGGCCCGTTCGGCTACCTCATCGATGCGGACCTCGTCGTAGGGGTGTTGGCCGAACACTTCGGCGCCCAGCGCCAGCAACTCCGCGCGCCGGTCCTTGGGGGACAGTCGCCGCCTTGTCGCTTCCATACTTCGATGTTACGAACAAGCGATTCGACAGACGTCTAATTTGAAATTGACGGCCAGCAAAACTACGGGTCTGCGGTGCGCTCCCGCGAGGTCAGCGCTGATCCGGCGCGATCACCGCGGCCAGTTTCGCAGGAATGCCCGGGATTCGCGTCACCGCGTCGAGCAGCGCATGCGCACACGCGTCGCTGAGGACACCGATGTCGCTGGTCGGGTCCATGATGCGCTGCCGGCACAGCTCGAAGGTGAACGCGACCCAGCCGTTCACCACCATCCGGACATTGCGCTCGACCTCGGGGTCCAGCTCGCTGCCGGGGTGCGCGATGTCACTGATCCGACTCATGACATGTTCGACCTGGCGATTCTTGGCTTCGTCGTCGATGCCGAGCAGTACCGGGTCGGAGCGGCCGATGCCGACATAGGCGGCCCATGCCGAGTGCGGATGCTGTTGCTGGTACCCCATGTACGCGAGCACGCCGGTGCGCACCTCTTCGAACAGTGTCTGGCCCGGCAGCGGCAAGTGGTTGGTCGCCTCGATCAGCCGCTCCGCCTCGAACTTGACCACGGCGGCGAAGAACGCCCGCTTGTCGGGGAAGTAGTGGTACATCAATGCCCGAGACACCCCGGCCCGCTCGGCGATCTCGTCGACGCGGACGTCGTCGTAGGGGCGTTGGCCGAACACCTCGGCGCCCAGCGCCAGCAACTCCGCACGCCGGTCCTCCGGGGACAACCGCCGCCGTGTCGCTCGCATGCGACCGATGTTACTTACACCACAGGTCTTGACCGGTGTTTGCCAGAACTTCATAGTCTTCGCACGGGGCAAAATCGATAGCTGCTCTGTAATGTTGCGGTGCGCAAGAACGATTCGGCGGCAGGCACGAAATGGCGGCTCGTGCCGCCCGAGTCTCGCCTTAATCCTTAGCTCCGAGCAATCTGATTGCGTGCCTTCGCAATTGGTCCTCGGGCTCAGAGACGTCGACGGTTCCCGATTCCTCGGCTAGCGTGGTTATATGCCTGAAAACGCAGGTGATCGCGCTGCCGCGGGAGCTCACGAACCTGCCGCCCAAGGTGCCGAGGTGGAACCGGGACAGTCCGTCCCCCAAGAAGACGCCGACCGTGCCGCACAACGGGCCGCGCAGGCTCAGGTCGGTGCTGAAGCTGCCGCTCGCTCCTCTGCTCAACGCCACGAACAAGCATCCGCCGTCCACGAGCGTGCCGCTGAGATCCACGAGCAGGCCGCACGCACCCACGAAGCGGCCAGCCAGGCGCGCGAGCGCGCTGCACAAGTGCGCCGACGCGCTACCCAGTCAGCTAGCGACCACGAAGCAAACCATCTGCACTAGGCCGCCAGCCGCCGCGTGAGAACAGCATAACCGTTGTGCGGCAGAGATTTTCGCTTGCTCAGCTACGATACGGCTCGTGCCGCCCGGTTGCTTGAAAGACGACTCGGCGAGCGATCTGCACGGTGTGGTCGGCGAACCGTTCGTAGAACCGCCCCAACAGGGTGACATCAACGGCTGCACCGACACCGTGCGTCCACCCTCGGTCCATAAGCACCGTCAGCAGTTCGCGATGCTTCTCGTCCATCGCGTCATCGTCGTGGCGAATCTCGGAGGCTCGTTTCGGGTCGCGCGACAGCAACACGTCGCGCGCACCAGCGCTCAATGCCACAGCCAGATCACCCATGTCAGCGATGTGCCCGCTGACTTCTGCGGGCACGGCATGTTGTGGATGACGTCGCCGGGCGATCTTGGCCACATGCACAGCCAGGCCGCCCATCCGCTCGACGTTGGCGGCGATCTGGATAGCGGTGACGACTGCGCGCAGATCCGCGGCTACCGGTGACTGCAGAGCGAGCAACAGGAACGCTGTCTGGTCGACCTGAGCGCTTTCCGCGGCGATTTTGTCATGTCCGGCGATGACACTTTCCGCGAGAGCAAGGTCCGCTTGCAAAAGCGCGTCGGTGGCGCGGCGCATCGCTTGACCACTCGAGTCGCACAATTCCGCGAGCTGTTCCGTTAGCGCCGAAAGTTGCTCGTGAAATGAGCTTCTCATCGACCGGGGGGTGCCTGGTGATGCCAAGATGATCTCACTTACCGCCTATGTGGCCAGCGTTCAAAGCACATGTAACTCAACGACCATCGTTTACCATCCCCGCCCGCATGGGAACACCCAATTAAGCGGCGGGTGTCAGATCGGTCGCATCGGGCTCGCTGTGAGGCGTGAGCTGGAGGGCGGCCGCGGTGTTGAGCAGTCAGCGCCGGCCCCAGCGGCGCCGAGTCAGCGTGCGAATGCATTCGCGCTGTTCATAATCGGCGCGGTGAGCGCGTTCGGCTTGTAGACGGGCCGTTGAGTCGACGCCACACCCGAAGTGGCAGCAGCCCGATCAACGGTGCCCTTTTGCCCAACTCGCTGTTATCGCGCCGATCGAAGGCGGCGGCGTAGCGGCGTGCCTGCTCAGCCGTCGCATACGTCTTACTGTCGCTGGCTTGGCCGCACCCCCGCTCACATTCCCAGTACATCGTTGCGCCGTCGACACGGAAACGCGGTCGATGTCCCATGAGCCGACATAGCCATGGCGCTGCGGTCATGCAGCCTCCGCGGTGGTCAGCGGCATTGCAAGGTCCTCCAGTTTCTGACCCTCGGCCTTGACTCCCAGCACCAGTTCGACCACGCCTCCGATTGCCATGACGGCCGCGCCGATCAGAAATGACAGCGCGGCCTGATGCCGGTTCCCGGATTCGATCAGGTCGCCGAACAGCAGCGGACCGGTGATACCGCCGATCGCGGTACCGACCGCATAGAAGAAGGCGATGGCCAACGCCCGGGTCTCCATCGGGAAGATCTCACTGACCGTCAGGTAAGCGGCACTGGCGCCGGAACCGGCCAGGAAGAAGCACACCATGAGTACAGCGAGAAACGTCCAGACGCCACCGAATTGGCTCACGAAGATGCCGGCCAGTACGACCGCCACCGCGGCGGAGCCAAGGTAGGTCAGCGAGATCATCGGTTTTCGCCCAACCGTGTCGAAGAGTGGCCCGAGTAGCACCGGCCCGGCGAAATTGCTGAGCGCCCACAGGATGAAAAACACCGGCACCATGCCGGAAGCCACTGAGTAGAACCCGCTGAGCAAGGTGCCGAGGTTGAACGTGACCCCGTTGTACAGGAACGCCTGCCCAATGAAGAGGGCCAGGCCCAAAACCGCGCGACTGGGGTACAGCGTGAAGGCCACCTTGGCGATCTCCCGGAAAGAGATGACCTTGCGCTGGCGCACGGTCAGCGATCCCTCCGGTTCCGGGAGCTTCTCGTGCTTCTCCTGCTCGACGTCGGCCTCGATGTCGTCGACGATCTGCTCGGCTTCCTCTTGCTGGCCGTGAATGAAGAGCCAGCGCGGACTTTCCGGCACGTTGCGACGCACGATCAGTACCGCTATCCCGAACACGGCACCGACGCCGAACGCGATTCGCCACCCGATGTTCAGCGGAAACAGGGACGTGTTCAAAAACAGCAACGCTGCCGCGGCGCCCAACGCCGATCCCAACCAGTAGGAGCCGTTGATGGCCAGATCGACACGTCCACGCAGGCGCGCGGGAATCAGCTCGTCGATCGCCGAATTGATCGCCGCGTATTCCCCGCCGATGCCTGCGCCTGCGAAAAATCTCGCAACGAAGAAGTACCAGGGCGCAAAAGAGAAAGCCGTCGCGGCGGTGGCGACCAGGTATATCGCCAGTGTGGCGATGAAGAGCTTCTTACGACCGAAGCGGTCGGTGAGCTGACCGAAAAACAGCGCACCGCTGCAGGCGCCCGCGATGTAGAAGGCCGCGGCGGCGCCGATCTGTGCTGCGGTGATCTGGATGCCGCTGCCCCGCTCGATCAGCCGGGCCGCGACATTGCCCACCATGGTGACTTCGAGACCGTCGAGGATCCAGACACCGCCCAAGCCGACGACCACCCGCCAGTGAAACCGCGACCAGGGCAGCCGGTCCAGCCGAGCGGGCACCTGCGTGGTGATCGTGCCGGTCTGTACGCCTTCGCTCATCGCAGCCTCTCCGGTCCGTCGGCGTGCCCGGCGGCATACCCAGAAAGGTGAGGTTATATCCCGGTCGAGCCGTTCGGTGAGGACTCCGTTTGTCGAACTGCGCCACGGGTTACCCAGGCTTGGAATTCCTGTGTCGGAGGGACGTGATGACAACTAACGACCAAAACCCAAAGCAAGAGCAGTTAGACCAATATCGGGTCGACCGCGCGAGCGGGTATCTGACCACGCAGCAGGGTGTTCGCGTGGATCACACCGACGACGCGCTGAGCGTCGGAGAGCGCGGGCCGACGCTGCTGGAGGACTTCCACGCGCGGGAGAAGATCACCCACTTCGACCACGAGCGCATCCCCGAACGGGTGGTACACGCCCGCGGTGCGGGCGCCTACGGATACTTCGAGCCCTACGACGATTCGCTGGCCGACTACACCGTCGCGAAGTTCTTGACCACGCCGGGCAAACAAACACCGGTGTTCGTGCGGTTCTCCACGGTCGCCGGGTCCCGCGGCTCGGCTGACACCGTTCGTGATGTCCGCGGGTTCGCGACGAAGTTCTACACCGACCAAGGCAACTACGACTTGGTAGGCAACAACTTTCCCGTCTTCTTCATCCAGGACGGCATCAAGTTCCCCGACTTCGTTCATGCGGTCAAGCCGGAGCCGCACAACGAGATCCCGCAGGCGCAATCTGCGCACGACACCCTGTGGGACTTCGTGTCGCTGCAGCCGGAGACGCTGCACGCGATCATGTGGCTGATGTCGGATCGGGCACTGCCGCGCAGCTTCCGGATGATGCAAGGCTTCGGCGTGCATACCTTCCGGCTGGTAAACGCCCGCGGCGAGGGCACGTTCGTGAAGTTTCACTGGAAGCCGCGGCTGGGTGTGCACTCGCTGATCTGGGACGAATGCCAAAAAGTCGCCGGCAAGGATCCCGACTTCAACAGGCGTGACCTGTGGGAGGCCATCGAGGCGGGCCAGTACCCGGAGTACGAGCTCGGGGTGCAACTGGTGCCCGAGCGCGACGAGTTCTCGTTTCAGTTCGACCTGCTCGACGCAACGAAAATCATTCCCGAAGAACAGGTTCCGGTACGCCCTGTGGGCAAGATGGTGCTCAACCGCAACCCGGACAACTTCTTCGCCGAAACCGAACAAGTCGCCTTCCACACCGCCAACGTGGTGCCCGGCATCGACTTCACCAACGATCCGCTCCTGCAGTTCCGCAACTTCTCCTATTTGGACACCCAGCTGATTCGCCTGGGCGGCCCCAACTTCGCCCAGTTACCGGTCAACCGGCCGGTGGCCGAGGTTCGCAACAACCAGCACGACGGCTACGGCCAAATCGCCATTCCGCGAGGCCAATCCAGCTATTTCAAGAACACGGTGGGTGGGGGCTGCCCGGCTCTTGCCGACGAAGACGTGTTCCGGCACTACACCGAAAAAGTGGACGGCCACAAGATCCGGCAGCGCGCCAAGAGCTTCCAGGATCACTACAGCCAGGCCCGCATGTTCTGGAAGAGCATGTCGGCGGTCGAAGCCGAGCACATCGTTGCCGCGTTCGCCTTCGAGCTCGGCCACGTGGAGACTCGCGAAATCCGCTCGCGGGTGGTCGACCAGCTGAACTTGGTCGACCACGAGCTGGCCGCGCAAGTCGCCGGCAAGCTGGGGCTGCCGGTGCCCGACGAGCAACCGGTCGACGACAAGATGCCGGCCTCCCCGGCACTTTCGCAGTTGAACACCGCCACCGACAGCATCGAAAGCCGCAAGATCGCCGTGCTGGCGGCCGACGGCGTCGACGTGCGTGGCACGGACCGGCTGCTTCGCGCGATGCGGGAACGCGGCGCGATACCCGAGGTGCTGGCGCCGATCGGTGGCGGCACGTTGACCGGCGGGTCGGGCGGCGAACTTGCCGTCGACCGGGCGATCAACACCATGGCGTCGGTGCTCTACGACGCGGTGATTGTGCCGTGCGGACCGGAATCGGTGGCCGCATTGTCCAATGACGGATATGCGGTGAACTTCGTGACCGAGGCATACAAGCACCTCAAGCCGGTGGGCGCGTTCGGCGCAGGAATCGATCTGCTGCGCAAAGCCGGGGTGGCTGAGCAACTCGCCGACGGCGCGGACGTGGTGTCGTCGAGGGGTGTTGTGTCGACGACGGCGGCCGAAGACAGCATGTCGGACGAGTTCTTCGACGCCTTCGCCGCGGTGCTTGCCAAGCACCGCGTGTGGGACCGCGACACCGCGATGGTTCCGGCATAACCGCCATGAACCTCTCCGACATCGTCGCGGTGCCCCTGAAGTGGGGATCCGCCCTGCGCCATCGCCGGGTGTTTCACCCGGTCGGCGTCCTGGCCGGCGGCTCGCTGGAACGGCTGGCGCCGCCGGATCAGGGGCTGCCGATCCGCTCGTGCGACGTCGTCGCCCGCATCTCCAAGGGCGCCGGCACTCCGGGTGCGCTGCCCGACATCATCGGGCTGGCCTGGAAGATGCCACCCACGGTGTTTCCGCCAAACGGCTGGGACGTGCTGTTGGCGTCCGCGGGTGCCGGGCGGTTGGCCCGGATCGCGTTGCACCCGGTCACCTCGTGGTCGGCGTCGATGTCGAGTCTGATGCCGCTGTGCTACGAGCAGCGGTATTGGTGGATCCGCGCGCAACTGAGCAGCAAGATCGGTGAGCCAGGCGTGTCGTTGGAGAGCATCAGGAAGCACATCGATCAGGGTGGCATTGAGTTCAATATCGAACAAGCCTGCGGCACAGGGCGATTCGAGCCGTTGGCCGTGCTTTCTGTGAATCGGCTGCTGCCTGACGACGAGTCGCACGACGTGCTGTTCGATCCCACGATCAATGCGCCGCCCGACGTCACGCTCGCGCCGGGCTGGCTGACCTCTTTAAGGCGGCGCGCGTATGACCGCAGCCGCGAAGGCCGCGACGCTGATTAGAGGCTGGTTAGCGGCTGAACAGGCTCATGTGAACCGCACGCCCTGGGCAAGCGGTAACTGCGACGAGTAGTTGACGGTGTTGGTGGCGCGACGCATATACGCCTTCCATGCATCGGAACCGGATTCGCGCCCGCCGCCGGTCTGCTTTTCGCCGCCGAACGCTCCGCCGATCTCCGCCCCCGAAGTGCCGATGTTGACGTTGGCGATGCCACAGTCGGATTCGTCGATGAAACGCTCGGCCTCCTGCACGTCGGCGGTGAAGATCGCCGAGGAAAGCCCTTGTGGGACGCCGTTATTCAGCGCTATTGCGTCGTCGAAATCGTCGTAGATCAGCACGTAGAGGATCGGCGCGAACGTCTCGGTTGCCACAATCGCGGTTTGCGCCGGCATCCGCACCAGTGCCGGCGAGACGTAATACGCACCCTGTGGCCCGTGGCGCTCACCGCCGACGACCTCGCCGCCGTCGCCGCGGGCCTGCTCCAGCGCTTTGACCATGTCGGCGTAGGCCTTCTCGTGGATCAGCGGCCCGACCAGCGTGCCCTGCGCCGACGGATCACCGATGCGCAGCTGCCGGTAGGCGGCCAGGACGCGTTCCACCACCTCGTCGGCGATCGACCGGTGCACGATCAGCCGGCGCAACGTCGTGCAGCGCTGCCCGGCAGTGCCGGCCGCGGCGAACACGATGGCGCGCACCGCCAGCTCAAGGTCGGCCGACGGTGTCACGATCGCGGCGTTGTTCCCGCCGAGCTCGAGCAGCGTTCGCCCGAAGCGTCGTGCCACCCGGGGGCCGACCTGCTGGCCCATCCGCACTGAGCCGGTCGCCGACACCAGCGCGATGCGTTCGTCGTCCACCAGCTGCTGGCCGACGTCGGGACCGCCCAGCAGCAGGCCGCTGACCGCGGACCGTGCGCCCACATCTTCGGCCGCCCGGGCGACCAGCGCCTGGCAGGCCAGCGCGGTCACCGGCGTCAGCTCCGAGGGCTTCCACACCACGGTGTCGCCGCACACCAACGCCACCGCGGTGTTCCACGCCCAGACCGCCACCGGGAAGTTGAATGCGGTAATTACCCCAACCACACCCAGCGGGTGCCAGGTCTCCAGCAGCCGATGTCCCGGACGCTCGGAAGCGATGGTGCGCCCGTACAGCTGGCGCGACAGGCCGACGGCGAACTGGCAGATGTCGATCATCTCCTGCACCTCACCTGCCGCCTCGGAGGTGATCTTGCCGGCCTCCACGGTGACCAAGGTGGCGAGATCGGCCTTGTGTGTGGTCAGCAGTTCGCCAAGGCGGCCCACCAGCGCGCCGCGTACCGGCGCAGGGGTGGCTCGCCACGTCGAAAACGCTTGTGCGCCAGCTGCGATGGTCTGATCGACCTCTGCGGGCGTGCTGGGCGCGATGGTGAACAGCGCATCGCCGGTGATTGGGGTGCGTGCCGGCAGGCCGGGCTGGCCCGGCGCACCCAGGATCACGTCGGCGCCGATCGCCTCCAGCGCCTGGCGTACCC encodes:
- a CDS encoding catalase: MTTNDQNPKQEQLDQYRVDRASGYLTTQQGVRVDHTDDALSVGERGPTLLEDFHAREKITHFDHERIPERVVHARGAGAYGYFEPYDDSLADYTVAKFLTTPGKQTPVFVRFSTVAGSRGSADTVRDVRGFATKFYTDQGNYDLVGNNFPVFFIQDGIKFPDFVHAVKPEPHNEIPQAQSAHDTLWDFVSLQPETLHAIMWLMSDRALPRSFRMMQGFGVHTFRLVNARGEGTFVKFHWKPRLGVHSLIWDECQKVAGKDPDFNRRDLWEAIEAGQYPEYELGVQLVPERDEFSFQFDLLDATKIIPEEQVPVRPVGKMVLNRNPDNFFAETEQVAFHTANVVPGIDFTNDPLLQFRNFSYLDTQLIRLGGPNFAQLPVNRPVAEVRNNQHDGYGQIAIPRGQSSYFKNTVGGGCPALADEDVFRHYTEKVDGHKIRQRAKSFQDHYSQARMFWKSMSAVEAEHIVAAFAFELGHVETREIRSRVVDQLNLVDHELAAQVAGKLGLPVPDEQPVDDKMPASPALSQLNTATDSIESRKIAVLAADGVDVRGTDRLLRAMRERGAIPEVLAPIGGGTLTGGSGGELAVDRAINTMASVLYDAVIVPCGPESVAALSNDGYAVNFVTEAYKHLKPVGAFGAGIDLLRKAGVAEQLADGADVVSSRGVVSTTAAEDSMSDEFFDAFAAVLAKHRVWDRDTAMVPA
- a CDS encoding phosphodiesterase; the encoded protein is MNLSDIVAVPLKWGSALRHRRVFHPVGVLAGGSLERLAPPDQGLPIRSCDVVARISKGAGTPGALPDIIGLAWKMPPTVFPPNGWDVLLASAGAGRLARIALHPVTSWSASMSSLMPLCYEQRYWWIRAQLSSKIGEPGVSLESIRKHIDQGGIEFNIEQACGTGRFEPLAVLSVNRLLPDDESHDVLFDPTINAPPDVTLAPGWLTSLRRRAYDRSREGRDAD
- the amaB gene encoding L-piperidine-6-carboxylate dehydrogenase, translated to MRLPTAEDLRARVRQALEAIGADVILGAPGQPGLPARTPITGDALFTIAPSTPAEVDQTIAAGAQAFSTWRATPAPVRGALVGRLGELLTTHKADLATLVTVEAGKITSEAAGEVQEMIDICQFAVGLSRQLYGRTIASERPGHRLLETWHPLGVVGVITAFNFPVAVWAWNTAVALVCGDTVVWKPSELTPVTALACQALVARAAEDVGARSAVSGLLLGGPDVGQQLVDDERIALVSATGSVRMGQQVGPRVARRFGRTLLELGGNNAAIVTPSADLELAVRAIVFAAAGTAGQRCTTLRRLIVHRSIADEVVERVLAAYRQLRIGDPSAQGTLVGPLIHEKAYADMVKALEQARGDGGEVVGGERHGPQGAYYVSPALVRMPAQTAIVATETFAPILYVLIYDDFDDAIALNNGVPQGLSSAIFTADVQEAERFIDESDCGIANVNIGTSGAEIGGAFGGEKQTGGGRESGSDAWKAYMRRATNTVNYSSQLPLAQGVRFT